A single genomic interval of Trachemys scripta elegans isolate TJP31775 chromosome 3, CAS_Tse_1.0, whole genome shotgun sequence harbors:
- the HTR1E gene encoding 5-hydroxytryptamine receptor 1E, translating into MNFTNCTTEANVAVKPKTVTEKMLITLTLAIITILTMLLNSAVITAIGTTKKLHQPANYLICSLAVTDLLVALLVMPLSITYIVMDTWTLGYFICEIWLSVDMTCCTCSILHLCVIALDRYWAITDAIEYARKRTAKRAGLMIVTVWTISIFISMPPLFWRNHHSVTIPSECRIQHDHVIYTIYSTFGAFYIPLTLILILYYRIYHAAKSLYQKRGSSRHLSNRSTDSQNSFASCKLTQTFCVSDFSTSDPTTEFDKIHASVRLPPIDNDLELAGDRQQISSTRERKAARILGLILGAFILSWLPFFIKELIVGLSVRTVSAEVADFLTWLGYVNSLINPLLYTSFNEDFKLAFKKLIRCWENS; encoded by the coding sequence atgaatTTCACAAACTGCACAACAGAAGCCAACGTGGCTGTCAAACCCAAAACAGTCACCGAAAAGATGCTTATTACCCTGACCTTGGCCATAATCACAATTTTGACTATGCTGCTGAACTCTGCCGTAATTACAGCAATTGGCACCACCAAGAAACTACACCAGCCTGCAAATTACTTAATATGTTCACTAGCTGTGACAGATCTGCTTGTTGCTCTTTTAGTCATGCCCTTGAGTATTACATACATAGTGATGGATACGTGGACACTGGGATATTTCATCTGTGAGATATGGCTTAGCGTTGACATGACCTGTTGCACGTGTTCAATTCTTCATCTTTGCGTCATTGCACTAGATAGATACTGGGCGATCACAGATGCTATTGAATATGCCAGGAAAAGAACGGCAAAAAGGGCCGGGCTTATGATAGTCACTGTATGGACTATATCCATTTTCATTTCGATGCCACCTTTGTTTTGGAGAAATCATCACAGCGTCACAATTCCCAGTGAGTGTCGCATTCAACATGATCACGTGATCTACACTATTTACTCCACTTTTGGGGCATTTTATATCCCCTTGACGCTAATACTGATCCTCTATTACAGAATTTACCACGCTGCAAAAAGCCTATACCAAAAACGGGGGTCAAGCCGCCACCTAAGCAACAGGAGCACCGACAGCCAAAATTCTTTTGCCAGTTGTAAGCTCACGCAGACGTTCTGCGTGTCAGACTTCTCGACATCTGACCCAACCACGGAATTTGATAAAATACACGCGTCAGTGAGACTTCCTCCTATTGATAACGACCTGGAGTTGGCTGGTGACCGTCAGCAGATTTCCAGTACACGGGAACGAAAGGCTGCTCGCATCCTGGGACTGATCTTAGGGGCTTTCATCTTGTCGTGGTTGCCATTTTTCATTAAGGAGCTTATTGTGGGCCTGAGCGTTCGCACGGTGTCTGCAGAAGTAGCTGACTTTTTGACATGGCTTGGCTATGTCAACTCCCTTATCAACCCTCTGCTGTACACTAGTTTTAATGAAGATTTTAAGCTGGCCTTTAAAAAGCTTATTCGGTGCTGGGAAAATTCTTAA